A single region of the Streptomyces sp. NBC_00425 genome encodes:
- a CDS encoding ATP-binding protein, with the protein MERQARGSGRATIAGTSRTRGAGEAENAGETGQDPVETTAEPGCSSQLRRRLGRADLRAVPEARRAVRELLRGWGKPGRSETAELLTSELVTNALVHTDDDAVLTATVSPSGLRVEVRDGAAGRPRPSAPTPDEGTHGRGLILVESLADTWGVRAQGGGKVVWFELAAGAA; encoded by the coding sequence ATGGAAAGGCAGGCACGGGGTAGCGGTCGGGCAACGATCGCGGGCACCTCGAGGACGAGAGGGGCGGGGGAGGCGGAGAACGCCGGGGAGACCGGCCAGGACCCTGTCGAGACCACGGCGGAACCGGGCTGCAGCTCGCAGCTCAGGCGCCGTCTCGGACGGGCCGACCTGCGGGCGGTGCCCGAGGCGCGCCGGGCGGTGCGGGAACTGTTGCGGGGCTGGGGGAAGCCCGGCCGTTCCGAGACCGCGGAACTGCTCACCAGCGAACTCGTCACCAACGCGCTCGTGCACACCGACGACGACGCGGTGCTGACGGCCACTGTGTCGCCGTCCGGCCTGCGTGTGGAGGTCCGGGACGGCGCGGCCGGCCGGCCCCGTCCGAGTGCGCCGACGCCCGACGAGGGGACGCACGGGCGTGGACTGATCCTGGTGGAGTCCCTCGCGGACACCTGGGGCGTCCGGGCGCAGGGCGGCGGCAAGGTCGTCTGGTTCGAGCTGGCAGCCGGAGCTGCCTGA
- a CDS encoding helix-turn-helix domain-containing protein translates to MLRAIGLDETHESAYRELVSVGAADVPHLARRLTLGEHDTERALRRLERHGLAAQSSGRPGRWVAAPPGVALGALLTQQRHELEKAELTAAQLAEEYRATSTEPAVHDLVEVVTGAAAVAQRFLQIQLGASHEVCALVTGTTVAVTGSENDAEKQATARGVRYRVVLERAVLDQPNGMTEVTAALGRDEQVRVVDQVPTKLVVADRSLALVPLNAGSAEPAALVVHASGLLELLSSLFESVWQVALPLRCGVVGVAEQGPDGPDTADLEILSLLLAGMTDASVAKQLDLGLRTVQRRVKRLMELTGASTRLQLGWHAYERGWVTRER, encoded by the coding sequence ATGCTGAGAGCGATAGGGCTCGACGAGACGCACGAGTCGGCATACCGGGAGCTGGTGTCCGTGGGTGCGGCAGACGTGCCCCACCTCGCACGCCGGCTGACCCTCGGCGAGCACGACACGGAGCGCGCCCTGCGCCGACTGGAGCGCCACGGTCTGGCCGCCCAGTCCTCGGGCCGTCCCGGACGCTGGGTCGCCGCTCCTCCGGGCGTCGCCCTGGGCGCCCTGCTCACCCAGCAGCGTCACGAACTGGAGAAGGCCGAGCTGACGGCGGCGCAGCTCGCGGAGGAATACCGGGCGACCTCGACCGAGCCGGCGGTGCACGATCTGGTCGAGGTCGTGACGGGCGCCGCCGCCGTCGCCCAGCGCTTCCTGCAGATCCAGCTCGGGGCGAGCCACGAGGTGTGCGCCCTGGTCACCGGCACCACGGTGGCCGTGACCGGCAGCGAGAACGACGCGGAGAAACAGGCGACTGCCCGTGGGGTGCGCTACCGCGTCGTCCTGGAGCGTGCCGTGCTCGACCAGCCCAACGGCATGACGGAGGTGACTGCCGCGTTGGGCCGGGACGAGCAGGTGCGGGTGGTGGACCAGGTGCCGACGAAGCTGGTGGTCGCCGACCGCTCGCTCGCGCTCGTGCCGTTGAACGCCGGCTCCGCCGAGCCTGCCGCGCTGGTGGTCCACGCCAGCGGCCTGCTGGAGCTGCTGTCCAGCCTGTTCGAGTCGGTCTGGCAGGTGGCGTTGCCACTGCGCTGCGGCGTGGTCGGTGTCGCCGAGCAGGGGCCGGACGGTCCCGACACCGCCGACCTGGAGATCCTCTCCCTGCTCCTCGCCGGGATGACCGATGCCAGCGTGGCCAAGCAGCTCGATCTGGGACTGCGGACCGTGCAACGTCGGGTGAAGAGGCTGATGGAACTGACAGGGGCGTCCACGCGGCTGCAGCTGGGCTGGCACGCGTACGAGCGCGGCTGGGTGACCCGCGAGCGCTGA
- a CDS encoding methylated-DNA--[protein]-cysteine S-methyltransferase, with translation MAGPVGPTANGSTYWAHVESPLGPLLLTADPDGALTSLSMPGQKGGRTVQEYWRHDRGPFRSAEEQLAAYFAAELKEFRLPLRSEGTAFRERVWAALDSVPYGATTTYGEVAARLGVSRMAVRAVGGAVGANPLLIVRPCHRIIGADGSLTGYAAGLDRKVRLLTLEGSLRSQL, from the coding sequence TTGGCGGGTCCGGTAGGTCCGACGGCGAACGGCTCGACGTACTGGGCTCATGTGGAGAGCCCGCTCGGCCCGCTGCTGCTCACTGCGGACCCCGACGGAGCGCTGACCAGCCTCTCCATGCCCGGACAGAAGGGTGGACGAACCGTCCAGGAGTACTGGCGGCACGATCGCGGGCCCTTCCGCTCGGCCGAGGAGCAGCTTGCCGCCTACTTCGCCGCAGAACTGAAAGAGTTCCGGCTGCCGCTGCGCAGTGAGGGCACCGCGTTCCGCGAGCGGGTGTGGGCCGCCCTTGACTCCGTCCCGTACGGCGCGACCACGACGTACGGCGAGGTCGCCGCCCGGCTCGGGGTGTCGCGGATGGCGGTACGGGCCGTCGGAGGGGCGGTCGGGGCGAACCCGCTGCTCATCGTGCGCCCCTGTCACCGGATCATCGGCGCCGACGGCTCCCTGACCGGGTATGCGGCAGGCCTCGACCGCAAGGTGCGCCTGCTGACGCTGGAGGGATCGCTCCGGTCGCAGCTCTGA
- a CDS encoding DUF456 domain-containing protein: MGVWELLLVGLVVLLGLCGVLVPGVPGSWLVWAAILWWALEDPQPVAWVVLVGATAALFVSQVVRWSLPPRRLRASGATPRMAVYAGLGAFLGFFLIPVLGAIPGFMGGVYLSERLRLGRHGEARAALRRAMRSGGSSVLAELFTCLLIMGAWLGAVLWG; the protein is encoded by the coding sequence ATGGGAGTGTGGGAACTCCTGCTGGTCGGACTGGTTGTTCTACTCGGCCTGTGCGGAGTGCTGGTGCCCGGCGTGCCGGGGTCGTGGCTGGTGTGGGCCGCGATCCTGTGGTGGGCGCTGGAGGATCCGCAGCCGGTGGCCTGGGTCGTGCTGGTGGGCGCCACGGCGGCCTTGTTCGTGTCGCAGGTGGTGCGCTGGTCCCTGCCGCCCCGCCGGCTTCGCGCGAGCGGCGCGACCCCCCGGATGGCGGTGTACGCCGGACTCGGCGCGTTCCTCGGCTTCTTCCTGATCCCCGTGCTCGGCGCCATCCCCGGGTTCATGGGCGGCGTCTATCTCTCAGAACGCCTTCGCCTGGGCCGCCACGGCGAAGCGCGGGCCGCCCTGCGCAGAGCGATGCGCTCGGGCGGCTCCAGCGTCCTCGCGGAACTGTTCACCTGCCTGCTGATCATGGGCGCGTGGCTGGGTGCGGTGCTGTGGGGGTGA
- a CDS encoding DNA-3-methyladenine glycosylase 2 family protein encodes MTDQENRYEAVRSRDARFDGEFFFAVETTGIYCRPSCPAVTPKRRNVRFFATAAAAQGSGFRACRRCRPDAVPGSADWNARADVVGRAMRLIGDGVVDREGVTGLAVRLGYSARQIQRQLTAELGAGPVALARAQRAHTARVLLQTTGLPVTEIAFASGFASVRQFNDTVRAVYASTPTELRTAGRTTGRTATPPAAVPSAGIPLRLAHRGPYHSAAVFDLLHRQAVAGVEEVSGPSGRRTYRRTLRLPYGTGIAAVSEYASGRAGRPGRAPAVHPGGWLDARLHLTDPRDLTTAVQRLRRLFDLDADPYAVDERLSADPRLAPLVTARPGLRAPGAADPEEYAMRALVGRAEAERLVRAYGKVLDAPCGSLTRLFPEPAVLAEAEPGSPSGPLAAALADGAVRLDVGADRDDAQEALLALPGLDVGTVAEIRARALGDPDVAPPGVDAPDTWRPWRTYAAHHLRIAEER; translated from the coding sequence ATGACGGACCAGGAAAACCGTTACGAGGCGGTTCGCAGCAGGGACGCACGGTTCGACGGCGAGTTCTTCTTCGCCGTCGAGACCACCGGCATCTACTGCCGGCCCAGCTGCCCCGCAGTGACACCGAAACGCCGTAACGTGCGTTTCTTCGCGACGGCCGCCGCCGCGCAGGGCTCCGGATTCCGGGCCTGCCGGCGGTGTCGGCCGGACGCCGTCCCGGGATCGGCGGACTGGAACGCGCGCGCCGACGTCGTCGGCCGGGCCATGCGGCTGATCGGCGACGGAGTCGTCGACCGGGAAGGCGTCACCGGGCTCGCCGTGCGGCTCGGCTACAGCGCACGTCAGATCCAGCGCCAGCTCACCGCCGAACTGGGCGCGGGACCGGTCGCCCTCGCCCGGGCGCAGCGCGCGCACACCGCGCGGGTCCTGCTCCAGACGACCGGCCTGCCCGTCACGGAGATCGCCTTCGCTTCCGGCTTCGCCAGTGTGCGCCAGTTCAACGACACCGTTCGGGCCGTGTACGCGTCCACTCCGACCGAACTGCGGACCGCGGGGCGCACGACCGGCCGCACCGCCACCCCGCCCGCCGCCGTCCCTTCCGCCGGGATTCCGCTGCGGCTCGCCCACCGCGGCCCGTACCACAGCGCCGCCGTGTTCGACCTGCTGCACCGGCAGGCGGTGGCCGGAGTGGAGGAGGTGAGCGGGCCGTCCGGCCGTCGCACCTACCGCCGTACGCTGCGGCTGCCGTACGGCACCGGGATCGCCGCCGTGAGCGAGTACGCGAGCGGACGCGCGGGACGCCCGGGCAGGGCGCCTGCCGTACACCCCGGGGGCTGGCTCGACGCCCGGCTGCACCTCACCGACCCCCGCGATCTCACCACCGCAGTCCAGCGGCTGCGCCGGTTGTTCGATCTGGACGCAGACCCCTACGCCGTCGACGAGCGGCTGAGCGCGGATCCACGACTCGCACCGCTGGTCACCGCGCGGCCCGGGCTGCGCGCGCCAGGGGCGGCCGACCCGGAGGAGTACGCGATGCGGGCGCTCGTGGGACGAGCGGAGGCCGAAAGGCTCGTACGCGCTTACGGCAAGGTTCTCGACGCACCCTGTGGGTCCCTCACCCGCCTCTTTCCCGAGCCCGCCGTCCTGGCAGAGGCCGAGCCCGGGAGCCCTTCCGGCCCGCTCGCCGCGGCCCTCGCCGACGGCGCCGTACGCCTGGACGTCGGCGCCGATCGGGACGACGCCCAGGAGGCTCTGCTCGCCCTGCCCGGCCTGGACGTCGGCACCGTCGCGGAGATCCGTGCCCGCGCCCTCGGCGACCCCGACGTCGCGCCACCCGGAGTGGACGCGCCCGACACCTGGCGCCCCTGGCGCACGTACGCCGCGCACCACCTGCGCATTGCGGAGGAACGATGA
- a CDS encoding pyruvate dehydrogenase, which produces MAKQNVAEQFVDILARAGVRRLYGVVGDSLNPVVDAVRRNPAMDWVHVRHEETAAFAAGAEAQITGRLAACAGSCGPGNLHLINGLYDAHRSMAPVLALASHIPSSEIGLGYFQETHPDQLFRECSHYSELISSPKQMPRLLHTAIQNAVGRSGVSVVSLPGDIADQPAPEKTVETALVTSRPTVRPGDAEIDALVEMIDAADKVTLFCGSGTAGAHTEVMEFAGKVKSPVGHALRGKEWIQYDNPYDVGMSGLLGYGAAYEATHECDLLILLGTDFPYNAFLPDDVQIAQVDVRPEHLGRRSKLDLAVWGDVRETLRCLIPRVRAKESRRFLDRMLKKHADALEGVVKAYTRKVEKHVPIHPEYVAAVLDEIADENAVFTVDTGMCNVWAARYLTPNGRRRVIGSFTHGSMANALPMAIGAQFTDRRRQVVAMSGDGGFSMLMGDFLTLVQYDLPVKVVLFNNSSLGMVELEMLVAGLPSYGTANKNPDFAAVARACGAHGVRVEKPKQLAGALRDALRHKGPALVDVVTDPNALSIPPKISADMVTGFALSASKIVLDGGVGRMLQMARSNLRNVPRL; this is translated from the coding sequence ATGGCCAAGCAGAACGTCGCCGAGCAGTTCGTGGACATCCTCGCCCGCGCGGGCGTGCGACGCCTCTACGGCGTGGTGGGCGACAGCCTCAACCCCGTGGTGGACGCCGTGCGCCGCAACCCCGCCATGGACTGGGTTCACGTCCGCCACGAGGAGACGGCCGCCTTCGCCGCCGGCGCGGAAGCGCAGATCACCGGGAGGCTGGCCGCATGCGCGGGCTCCTGCGGGCCCGGCAACCTCCACCTCATCAACGGTCTCTACGACGCCCACCGCTCGATGGCACCCGTCCTCGCCCTCGCCTCGCACATCCCCTCCAGCGAGATCGGACTCGGCTACTTCCAGGAAACCCATCCGGACCAGTTGTTCCGCGAATGCAGCCACTACAGCGAGCTGATCTCCAGTCCGAAACAGATGCCCCGGCTGTTGCACACCGCCATTCAGAACGCGGTCGGCCGCAGCGGCGTCAGCGTGGTGTCGCTTCCCGGTGACATCGCCGATCAGCCCGCCCCGGAGAAGACGGTCGAAACCGCTCTCGTCACCTCCCGCCCCACGGTCCGGCCAGGCGACGCCGAGATCGACGCGCTCGTCGAGATGATCGACGCAGCCGACAAGGTGACCCTTTTCTGCGGAAGCGGGACGGCCGGCGCGCACACCGAGGTCATGGAGTTCGCCGGAAAGGTCAAGTCCCCGGTGGGACACGCCCTGCGCGGCAAGGAGTGGATCCAGTACGACAACCCTTACGACGTGGGCATGAGCGGTCTCCTCGGCTACGGCGCCGCATACGAAGCCACGCACGAGTGCGACCTCCTGATCCTGCTCGGAACCGATTTCCCGTACAACGCCTTCCTCCCCGACGACGTGCAGATCGCGCAGGTCGACGTACGGCCCGAACATCTCGGCCGCCGCTCCAAACTGGACCTCGCGGTCTGGGGTGACGTACGCGAGACGCTGCGCTGCCTGATTCCGCGCGTGCGGGCAAAGGAGAGCCGCCGCTTCCTCGACCGGATGCTGAAGAAACATGCCGATGCGCTGGAGGGGGTGGTGAAGGCGTACACACGGAAAGTGGAGAAACACGTTCCCATCCACCCCGAGTACGTTGCCGCCGTCCTCGACGAAATCGCCGACGAGAACGCCGTGTTCACGGTCGACACCGGCATGTGCAACGTCTGGGCGGCGCGTTACCTCACGCCCAACGGCCGCCGTAGGGTCATCGGCTCCTTCACCCACGGCTCGATGGCGAACGCCTTGCCGATGGCGATCGGCGCACAGTTCACCGACCGTCGCCGCCAGGTGGTCGCGATGTCCGGGGACGGCGGCTTCTCCATGCTCATGGGCGACTTCCTGACCCTCGTCCAGTACGACCTGCCCGTGAAGGTCGTCCTCTTCAACAACTCCTCGCTGGGCATGGTGGAGTTGGAGATGCTGGTCGCCGGTCTGCCCTCGTACGGCACCGCCAACAAGAACCCCGACTTCGCGGCCGTGGCGCGCGCGTGCGGGGCCCACGGCGTGCGGGTCGAGAAGCCCAAACAGTTGGCCGGAGCGCTGCGGGACGCATTGCGGCACAAGGGCCCGGCTCTCGTCGACGTCGTCACCGACCCCAACGCGCTGTCCATCCCGCCGAAGATCAGCGCCGACATGGTGACCGGGTTCGCCCTGTCCGCCTCGAAGATCGTCCTCGACGGCGGAGTGGGCCGGATGCTGCAGATGGCCCGCTCCAACCTGCGCAACGTACCGCGCCTTTGA
- a CDS encoding cellulose-binding domain-containing protein, whose protein sequence is MPDLPTPKDAAEAALFSECWDAVLSYADLCTSGSTAANQLAREAFALGIREARAAESGTARGAGRRSSRLPRIPLLLTAVRATAAAWEAQGHGHKLDPDLRLWLNSDKAARYVGPPLSRPIALRGLRDMQEADAALLWLAEVEALPLQAVVRRQGLDQSAAVEELNEVRGLFRDRCHRNHLDTPMDAECRSYVRLLDAVTRSPAADTPPDLSRHLATCVECAEAAACLRLHGGGLPAALAQGVIGWGGLAYLERRRRAAEVRLGGGSPAAPDPGSAAAQAAANKARVRRNGLLVTAVLVSGLALAVSMMPGDSGGDSLAKAGPTDSSPVAGPGARLPSAAPASSAAPSSSAPRRSADAGASPTKGTGDDTKPDPEPQGTSSATAGAGDGTQDAACEVQYDLVNQWPDGFQATVTVTTDHALDAWRVAWSFRDGQRVDQMWDASLAQDGSRVTATAADYNRTVAANGTLTFGFLASWHGKNTAPYAFALNGQACAGK, encoded by the coding sequence GCGAACCAACTGGCCCGTGAGGCGTTCGCACTCGGCATACGCGAGGCCCGCGCCGCCGAGTCCGGCACCGCGCGAGGCGCCGGCCGCCGCTCCTCCCGGCTGCCCAGAATCCCCCTGCTGCTGACCGCCGTGCGCGCCACGGCGGCCGCCTGGGAGGCTCAGGGACACGGTCACAAACTCGACCCCGACCTGCGCCTGTGGCTCAACTCGGACAAGGCCGCACGGTACGTCGGGCCGCCGCTGAGCCGTCCCATCGCCCTGCGCGGCCTGCGCGACATGCAGGAAGCCGACGCCGCGCTGCTGTGGCTGGCGGAGGTGGAGGCGCTGCCGCTGCAGGCCGTCGTCCGCCGTCAGGGCCTGGACCAGTCCGCCGCGGTGGAGGAGCTCAACGAGGTCCGCGGTCTGTTTCGAGACCGCTGTCACCGTAACCATCTCGACACTCCGATGGACGCGGAGTGCCGCAGCTACGTCCGGCTCCTGGACGCCGTCACCCGCTCACCCGCCGCCGACACGCCCCCCGACCTCTCCCGGCACCTCGCCACCTGCGTGGAGTGCGCGGAGGCCGCGGCCTGTCTGCGGCTGCACGGCGGGGGACTGCCCGCCGCTCTCGCCCAGGGCGTGATCGGCTGGGGCGGCCTCGCCTACCTGGAGCGCCGCCGCCGCGCTGCCGAAGTGCGCCTCGGCGGCGGCAGCCCCGCCGCGCCGGACCCCGGGAGCGCGGCCGCGCAGGCCGCCGCCAACAAGGCGCGGGTGCGGCGCAACGGACTTCTCGTCACCGCCGTCCTCGTCTCCGGACTCGCGCTCGCCGTGTCGATGATGCCCGGCGACAGCGGCGGCGACAGCCTCGCCAAGGCAGGCCCCACGGACAGCAGCCCGGTGGCCGGCCCCGGTGCGCGACTGCCCTCCGCCGCGCCCGCCAGCTCCGCCGCGCCGTCCTCGTCCGCCCCGAGGCGGTCGGCCGACGCCGGCGCCTCGCCGACGAAGGGGACGGGCGACGACACCAAGCCCGACCCCGAGCCGCAGGGCACCTCCTCGGCCACCGCCGGAGCCGGGGACGGCACGCAGGACGCGGCCTGCGAGGTCCAGTACGACCTGGTCAACCAGTGGCCGGACGGCTTCCAGGCCACCGTCACCGTCACCACCGACCACGCTCTCGACGCCTGGCGGGTGGCCTGGTCCTTCCGCGACGGCCAGCGGGTCGACCAGATGTGGGACGCGAGCCTCGCCCAGGACGGCTCCCGCGTCACCGCCACCGCGGCCGACTACAACCGGACGGTCGCGGCGAACGGCACCCTCACCTTCGGGTTCCTCGCCTCGTGGCACGGAAAGAACACCGCGCCGTACGCGTTCGCCCTCAACGGGCAGGCGTGCGCGGGGAAGTGA
- the rsgA gene encoding ribosome small subunit-dependent GTPase A, with the protein MFHTSVSASPDSVPSAAGTGVTGSSVTASSVSGTSGPVAVPTACVPQAGSRHPLTPYGWDEDWAAAFAPHAAQGLLPGRVVRVDRGLCDVVTETGVVRADTEFVVPHDPMKVVCTGDWAAVDPEGRDPRYVRTLLPRRTAFVRSTSSKRSEGQILAANVDHAVVAMSLAVELDLGRIERFLALAWESGAQPVVVLTKSDLVPDPVALSHLVEDVVAGAPGVPVLTVCARAGEGVEELADILGRGTSVLLGASGAGKSTLANALVGADVMGVQAIRDQDGKGRHTTTTRNLLPLPGGGVLIDTPGLRGVGLFDAGAGVGRVFSEIEEFARGCRFHDCAHESEPGCAVRTAVDEGELSHRRLESYRKLVRENQWIVAKSDARLRADVRQDWKRRQAEGRAAAEAKRGRGPWRPAPPR; encoded by the coding sequence GTGTTCCATACGTCGGTTTCCGCATCTCCGGATTCCGTACCCTCCGCCGCCGGTACGGGGGTAACCGGTTCCTCGGTAACCGCTTCCTCGGTATCCGGCACTTCGGGACCTGTTGCTGTCCCGACGGCTTGCGTTCCGCAAGCGGGTTCCCGGCATCCGCTCACCCCGTACGGCTGGGACGAGGACTGGGCGGCCGCGTTCGCTCCTCATGCCGCACAGGGGCTCCTGCCGGGTCGTGTCGTACGGGTCGACCGCGGCCTGTGCGACGTCGTCACCGAAACCGGCGTCGTCCGCGCCGACACCGAGTTCGTCGTCCCTCACGATCCGATGAAGGTCGTCTGCACGGGGGACTGGGCCGCCGTCGATCCCGAGGGCAGGGACCCGCGTTACGTACGGACGCTCCTCCCGCGTCGTACCGCCTTCGTGCGCTCCACCTCCTCCAAGCGGTCCGAGGGCCAGATCCTCGCGGCCAACGTCGACCACGCCGTCGTCGCGATGTCGCTCGCCGTCGAACTCGACCTCGGCCGGATCGAACGATTCCTGGCGCTGGCCTGGGAGTCGGGCGCCCAGCCCGTCGTGGTGCTCACCAAGTCCGACCTGGTGCCCGACCCGGTCGCGCTGTCCCACCTGGTAGAGGATGTCGTGGCCGGCGCGCCCGGAGTGCCCGTGCTCACCGTCTGCGCCCGCGCCGGCGAGGGCGTCGAGGAACTGGCCGACATCCTGGGACGCGGCACCTCCGTGCTGCTCGGGGCGTCCGGCGCGGGCAAGTCGACGCTCGCGAACGCCCTGGTGGGTGCCGACGTGATGGGCGTCCAGGCCATCCGCGACCAGGACGGCAAGGGACGTCACACCACCACCACCCGCAATCTGCTGCCGCTGCCCGGCGGGGGCGTCCTCATCGACACACCCGGCCTGCGCGGCGTCGGCCTCTTCGACGCCGGCGCCGGGGTCGGACGGGTCTTCTCGGAGATCGAGGAGTTCGCACGGGGCTGCCGCTTCCACGACTGCGCGCACGAGTCCGAGCCGGGATGCGCGGTGCGGACGGCCGTCGACGAGGGGGAGCTGTCCCACAGGCGGCTCGAGAGTTACCGCAAACTCGTCCGGGAGAATCAGTGGATCGTCGCCAAGTCCGATGCCCGGCTGCGCGCCGACGTCCGACAGGACTGGAAGCGCAGGCAGGCCGAGGGCCGGGCGGCCGCGGAGGCCAAGCGCGGCCGCGGCCCGTGGCGGCCCGCTCCTCCGCGGTGA
- a CDS encoding protein phosphatase 2C domain-containing protein, whose amino-acid sequence MAAAAPSAPAATSSRALPAPERAPGVGGPPDPRSDPGPEPGHPPTVPAFPALPPDPTRGLALKDYVGSGPPTYDPEPTALPPADPDELDDLVADTVMDGARYGACALRAASVRGDSARYRGEPRRDSLLTARFGTGEHALILVAMATGARATPGAHRAAAEVCQWIGRAVGRSHVRLAEDIRAARRGDLKSGLHRLTDRSLGRLRAGAAEQGLEPEEYAATLRCLLLPADPDCRTRVFFGVGGGGLFRLRGGVWRDIEPRVGEVAGAPVVGFGSLPAETPEGDRLTMDLGVATPPSPYDPAPEPPREPFRFRASVARPGDTLLMCTAGFADPLRGEPDLSAYLTGRWSGPTPPGLAAFLADTQVRVKGYADDRTAAAVWEA is encoded by the coding sequence GTGGCCGCGGCCGCTCCGAGCGCTCCGGCCGCCACCTCCTCACGGGCGCTTCCGGCACCCGAGCGCGCGCCCGGCGTCGGCGGCCCTCCCGATCCCCGCAGCGATCCCGGGCCCGAGCCCGGTCATCCGCCCACGGTTCCCGCGTTCCCTGCCCTGCCTCCCGACCCCACCCGCGGCCTCGCCCTCAAGGACTACGTCGGCTCCGGGCCGCCCACATACGACCCCGAGCCGACCGCTCTGCCGCCCGCCGATCCGGACGAACTGGACGATCTGGTCGCCGACACCGTCATGGACGGAGCCCGGTACGGAGCGTGCGCCTTGCGTGCGGCGTCCGTGCGGGGGGATTCCGCCCGCTACCGGGGCGAGCCGCGCCGTGACTCGCTCCTCACCGCCCGCTTCGGCACGGGTGAGCACGCGCTGATCCTCGTCGCGATGGCGACCGGCGCGAGGGCGACGCCGGGGGCGCACCGGGCGGCCGCCGAAGTGTGTCAGTGGATCGGTCGCGCCGTGGGGCGCAGTCACGTCCGACTGGCGGAGGACATCCGCGCGGCCCGGCGCGGCGACCTGAAGTCGGGCCTGCACCGCCTCACCGACCGCAGCCTCGGCCGGCTCCGCGCCGGCGCCGCCGAGCAGGGCCTCGAGCCGGAGGAGTACGCGGCCACGCTGCGCTGCCTCCTTCTGCCCGCCGACCCCGACTGCCGCACGCGCGTGTTCTTCGGCGTCGGAGGCGGCGGACTCTTCCGGCTGCGCGGCGGCGTGTGGCGGGACATCGAGCCACGGGTCGGCGAGGTCGCGGGCGCGCCCGTGGTCGGATTCGGTTCGCTGCCCGCCGAGACGCCCGAGGGAGACCGGCTCACCATGGACCTGGGCGTCGCGACGCCCCCGAGCCCCTACGACCCGGCCCCTGAGCCGCCACGGGAACCGTTCCGCTTCCGTGCCTCGGTAGCCCGCCCGGGGGACACGCTCCTGATGTGCACCGCGGGCTTCGCCGACCCCCTGCGCGGCGAGCCGGACCTGTCCGCCTATCTGACGGGACGCTGGTCGGGCCCCACTCCGCCCGGCCTGGCCGCCTTCCTCGCCGACACCCAGGTGAGGGTGAAGGGCTACGCCGACGACCGGACCGCGGCTGCCGTCTGGGAGGCGTGA
- a CDS encoding DUF2637 domain-containing protein, whose product MRLTDISLNWLLPGAVLLLGMLAAVAVLARGKRSSGASASADDSWERTEERRRRKEAIYGTASYVLLFCCAAVAAALSFHGLVGFGQQNLGLTNGWEYLVPFGLDGAAMFCSVLAVREASHGDAALGSRILVWTFAGAAAWFNWVHAPRGLGHDGAPQFFSGMSLSAAVLFDRALKQTRRAALREQGLVPRPLPQIRVVRWVRAPRETYRAWSLMLLEGVRSLDEAVEEVREDKARKEETKLRRREQQRVERAQLKAISRGHGRFPGRGGGGGGRQVEAQAALERATAERVAAEPAIANSAEQLPLRSRPSLQPVRHGSEASATVDLTAEDDTMALPRLDSLERKLKDLEQQFG is encoded by the coding sequence ATGAGACTGACCGACATATCGCTGAACTGGTTGCTTCCGGGCGCCGTACTGCTCCTGGGCATGCTGGCGGCGGTTGCGGTACTCGCGCGCGGCAAGCGCTCCTCGGGGGCAAGCGCGAGCGCGGACGATTCGTGGGAGCGTACCGAGGAGCGCCGCAGGCGCAAGGAAGCCATATACGGCACCGCCTCCTACGTCCTTCTGTTCTGCTGTGCGGCCGTCGCCGCCGCGCTCTCCTTCCACGGACTGGTCGGCTTCGGCCAGCAGAACCTCGGCCTCACCAACGGCTGGGAATACCTGGTTCCGTTCGGCCTGGACGGCGCCGCCATGTTCTGCTCCGTGCTCGCGGTGCGCGAGGCCAGCCACGGTGACGCGGCGCTCGGCTCCCGGATACTCGTGTGGACGTTCGCCGGCGCCGCGGCCTGGTTCAACTGGGTGCACGCGCCCCGCGGCCTGGGCCACGACGGAGCCCCGCAGTTCTTCTCCGGCATGTCCCTGTCGGCGGCCGTGCTCTTCGACCGGGCGCTGAAGCAGACCCGCCGGGCGGCGCTGCGCGAGCAGGGTCTGGTGCCCCGACCGCTGCCGCAGATCCGCGTCGTGCGCTGGGTGCGCGCTCCCCGTGAGACGTACAGGGCCTGGTCGCTGATGCTCCTCGAAGGCGTGCGCAGCCTGGACGAGGCCGTCGAGGAGGTCCGTGAGGACAAGGCCCGCAAGGAGGAGACCAAGCTGCGCCGCCGTGAGCAGCAGCGGGTCGAGCGGGCGCAGCTCAAGGCGATCAGCCGGGGTCACGGCCGTTTCCCCGGCCGCGGCGGTGGTGGCGGCGGCCGTCAGGTCGAGGCACAGGCCGCTCTGGAGCGGGCCACTGCCGAGCGGGTCGCCGCGGAGCCTGCCATAGCGAACTCGGCGGAGCAGCTGCCCTTGCGCTCACGTCCCTCTCTGCAGCCCGTCCGTCACGGTTCTGAGGCGTCGGCCACCGTCGACCTCACCGCGGAGGACGACACCATGGCCCTGCCGCGTCTCGACTCCCTGGAGCGCAAGCTCAAGGACCTGGAGCAGCAGTTCGGCTGA